From a single Theropithecus gelada isolate Dixy chromosome 8, Tgel_1.0, whole genome shotgun sequence genomic region:
- the EGR3 gene encoding early growth response protein 3 isoform X2, producing MEPCAAWSPRGGRENVMDIGLTNEKPNPELSYSGSFQPAPGNKTVTYLGKFAFDSPSNWCQDNIISLMSAGILGVPPASGALSTQTSTASMVQPPQGDVEAMYPALPPYSNCGDLYSEPVSFHDPQGNPGLAYSPQDYQSAKPALDSNLFPMIPDYNLYHHPNDMGSIPEHKPFQGMDPIRVNPPPITPLETIKAFKDKQIHPGFGSLPQPPLTLKPIRPRKYPNRPSKTPLHERPHACPAEGCDRRFSRSDELTRHLRIHTGHKPFQCRICMRSFSRSDHLTTHIRTHTGEKPFACEFCGRKFARSDERKRHAKIHLKQKEKKAEKGGAPSASSAPPVSLAPVVTTCA from the exons ATGGAGCCATGTGCGGCGTGGAGTCCCCGCGGTGGGAGAG AGAATGTAATGGACATCGGTCTGACCAACGAGAAGCCCAACCCGGAACTCTCTTACTCCGGCTCCTTCCAGCCAGCCCCCGGCAACAAGACCGTGACCTACTTGGGAAAGTTCGCCTTCGACTCCCCTTCCAACTGGTGCCAGGACAACATCATTAGCCTCATGAGCGCCGGCATCTTGGGGGTGCCCCCGGCTTCAGGGGCGCTCAGCACGCAGACGTCCACTGCCAGCATGGTGCAGCCACCGCAGGGTGACGTGGAGGCCATGTATCCGGCGCTACCCCCCTACTCCAACTGCGGCGACCTCTACTCAGAGCCCGTGTCTTTCCACGATCCGCAGGGCAACCCCGGGCTCGCCTATTCCCCCCAGGATTACCAATCGGCCAAGCCGGCGTTGGACAGCAATCTCTTCCCCATGATTCCTGACTACAACCTGTACCACCACCCCAACGACATGGGCTCTATTCCGGAGCACAAGCCCTTCCAGGGCATGGACCCCATCCGGGTCAACCCGCCCCCTATTACCCCTCTGGAGACCATCAAGGCATTCAAAGACAAGCAGATCCACCCGGGCTTTGGCAGCCTGCCCCAGCCGCCGCTCACCCTCAAGCCCATCCGGCCCCGCAAGTACCCCAACCGGCCTAGCAAGACCCCGCTCCACGAACGGCCCCACGCGTGCCCGGCCGAGGGCTGCGACCGCCGTTTCAGCCGTTCGGACGAGCTGACCCGGCACCTGCGCATCCACACGGGCCACAAGCCTTTCCAGTGCCGGATCTGCATGCGGAGCTTCAGCCGCAGCGACCACCTCACCACTCACATCCGCACTCATACGGGCGAGAAGCCCTTTGCCTGCGAGTTCTGCGGTCGCAAGTTTGCGCGCAGCGACGAGCGCAAGCGCCACGCCAAGATCCACCTCAAGCAAAAGGAGAAGAAGGCGGAGAAGGGCGGTGCACCCTCTGCATCCTCGGCGCCCCCTGTGTCGCTGGCCCCAGTGGTCACCACCTGCGCCTGA
- the EGR3 gene encoding early growth response protein 3 isoform X1, giving the protein MTGKLAEKLPVTMSSLLNQLPDNLYPEEIPSALNLFSGSSDSVVHYNQMATENVMDIGLTNEKPNPELSYSGSFQPAPGNKTVTYLGKFAFDSPSNWCQDNIISLMSAGILGVPPASGALSTQTSTASMVQPPQGDVEAMYPALPPYSNCGDLYSEPVSFHDPQGNPGLAYSPQDYQSAKPALDSNLFPMIPDYNLYHHPNDMGSIPEHKPFQGMDPIRVNPPPITPLETIKAFKDKQIHPGFGSLPQPPLTLKPIRPRKYPNRPSKTPLHERPHACPAEGCDRRFSRSDELTRHLRIHTGHKPFQCRICMRSFSRSDHLTTHIRTHTGEKPFACEFCGRKFARSDERKRHAKIHLKQKEKKAEKGGAPSASSAPPVSLAPVVTTCA; this is encoded by the exons ATGACCGGCAAACTCGCCGAGAAGCTGCCGGTGACCATGAGCAGTTTGCTAAACCAACTGCCTGACAATCTGTACCCCGAGGAGATCCCCAGCGCGCTCAACCTTTTCTCCGGCAGCAGCGACTCGGTAGTCCATTACAATCAGATGGCTACAG AGAATGTAATGGACATCGGTCTGACCAACGAGAAGCCCAACCCGGAACTCTCTTACTCCGGCTCCTTCCAGCCAGCCCCCGGCAACAAGACCGTGACCTACTTGGGAAAGTTCGCCTTCGACTCCCCTTCCAACTGGTGCCAGGACAACATCATTAGCCTCATGAGCGCCGGCATCTTGGGGGTGCCCCCGGCTTCAGGGGCGCTCAGCACGCAGACGTCCACTGCCAGCATGGTGCAGCCACCGCAGGGTGACGTGGAGGCCATGTATCCGGCGCTACCCCCCTACTCCAACTGCGGCGACCTCTACTCAGAGCCCGTGTCTTTCCACGATCCGCAGGGCAACCCCGGGCTCGCCTATTCCCCCCAGGATTACCAATCGGCCAAGCCGGCGTTGGACAGCAATCTCTTCCCCATGATTCCTGACTACAACCTGTACCACCACCCCAACGACATGGGCTCTATTCCGGAGCACAAGCCCTTCCAGGGCATGGACCCCATCCGGGTCAACCCGCCCCCTATTACCCCTCTGGAGACCATCAAGGCATTCAAAGACAAGCAGATCCACCCGGGCTTTGGCAGCCTGCCCCAGCCGCCGCTCACCCTCAAGCCCATCCGGCCCCGCAAGTACCCCAACCGGCCTAGCAAGACCCCGCTCCACGAACGGCCCCACGCGTGCCCGGCCGAGGGCTGCGACCGCCGTTTCAGCCGTTCGGACGAGCTGACCCGGCACCTGCGCATCCACACGGGCCACAAGCCTTTCCAGTGCCGGATCTGCATGCGGAGCTTCAGCCGCAGCGACCACCTCACCACTCACATCCGCACTCATACGGGCGAGAAGCCCTTTGCCTGCGAGTTCTGCGGTCGCAAGTTTGCGCGCAGCGACGAGCGCAAGCGCCACGCCAAGATCCACCTCAAGCAAAAGGAGAAGAAGGCGGAGAAGGGCGGTGCACCCTCTGCATCCTCGGCGCCCCCTGTGTCGCTGGCCCCAGTGGTCACCACCTGCGCCTGA
- the EGR3 gene encoding early growth response protein 3 isoform X3 gives MDIGLTNEKPNPELSYSGSFQPAPGNKTVTYLGKFAFDSPSNWCQDNIISLMSAGILGVPPASGALSTQTSTASMVQPPQGDVEAMYPALPPYSNCGDLYSEPVSFHDPQGNPGLAYSPQDYQSAKPALDSNLFPMIPDYNLYHHPNDMGSIPEHKPFQGMDPIRVNPPPITPLETIKAFKDKQIHPGFGSLPQPPLTLKPIRPRKYPNRPSKTPLHERPHACPAEGCDRRFSRSDELTRHLRIHTGHKPFQCRICMRSFSRSDHLTTHIRTHTGEKPFACEFCGRKFARSDERKRHAKIHLKQKEKKAEKGGAPSASSAPPVSLAPVVTTCA, from the coding sequence ATGGACATCGGTCTGACCAACGAGAAGCCCAACCCGGAACTCTCTTACTCCGGCTCCTTCCAGCCAGCCCCCGGCAACAAGACCGTGACCTACTTGGGAAAGTTCGCCTTCGACTCCCCTTCCAACTGGTGCCAGGACAACATCATTAGCCTCATGAGCGCCGGCATCTTGGGGGTGCCCCCGGCTTCAGGGGCGCTCAGCACGCAGACGTCCACTGCCAGCATGGTGCAGCCACCGCAGGGTGACGTGGAGGCCATGTATCCGGCGCTACCCCCCTACTCCAACTGCGGCGACCTCTACTCAGAGCCCGTGTCTTTCCACGATCCGCAGGGCAACCCCGGGCTCGCCTATTCCCCCCAGGATTACCAATCGGCCAAGCCGGCGTTGGACAGCAATCTCTTCCCCATGATTCCTGACTACAACCTGTACCACCACCCCAACGACATGGGCTCTATTCCGGAGCACAAGCCCTTCCAGGGCATGGACCCCATCCGGGTCAACCCGCCCCCTATTACCCCTCTGGAGACCATCAAGGCATTCAAAGACAAGCAGATCCACCCGGGCTTTGGCAGCCTGCCCCAGCCGCCGCTCACCCTCAAGCCCATCCGGCCCCGCAAGTACCCCAACCGGCCTAGCAAGACCCCGCTCCACGAACGGCCCCACGCGTGCCCGGCCGAGGGCTGCGACCGCCGTTTCAGCCGTTCGGACGAGCTGACCCGGCACCTGCGCATCCACACGGGCCACAAGCCTTTCCAGTGCCGGATCTGCATGCGGAGCTTCAGCCGCAGCGACCACCTCACCACTCACATCCGCACTCATACGGGCGAGAAGCCCTTTGCCTGCGAGTTCTGCGGTCGCAAGTTTGCGCGCAGCGACGAGCGCAAGCGCCACGCCAAGATCCACCTCAAGCAAAAGGAGAAGAAGGCGGAGAAGGGCGGTGCACCCTCTGCATCCTCGGCGCCCCCTGTGTCGCTGGCCCCAGTGGTCACCACCTGCGCCTGA